A stretch of Episyrphus balteatus chromosome 2, idEpiBalt1.1, whole genome shotgun sequence DNA encodes these proteins:
- the LOC129910188 gene encoding early boundary activity protein 2-like yields the protein MDYIENYILPEEREVPRTLDDYFGYGIKDTLEEIEYNMEGLSLIIIMEPYDEELCEKQVFEYKLLEDEEEELQKEEHQQEAKNTNNVKIEPKEEEEYKLQLKEEIATIPEENQPQTDEDLLKLIKRIELRHKDYDNLFNKVMEKLKELQEQYSEKHYKFSIIKRNNHSHSDSLSDDSSDSESDLSCCDEDSDTSSESSSGKRKSSSDESDTEIDPEHRSKSPCSIEYPYSAGPLSEMLILGPNGTEISRKDFDSLRWKDSAGATRDLCNVIFGEDILATHSLTGNQSPAFRGRERPIKAQLDSNKTADITHFICYRFKVTPQLVRATITTKCADAAKKIKRMKLKKDETV from the coding sequence atggATTAcattgaaaattatattttaccaGAAGAACGTGAAGTACCAAGAACATTAGACGATTATTTCGGTTATGGTATAAAGGACACACTTGAAGAAATCGAATATAACATGGAGGGGCTATCGCTGATAATTATAATGGAACCGTACGATGAAGAACTATgtgaaaagcaagtttttgaatATAAACTGCTAGAggacgaagaagaagaattgCAAAAAGAGGAACACCAACAAGAagccaaaaatacaaataatgtaAAAATAGAACCAAAAGAGGAGGAAGAATACAAATTGCAACTGAAGGAAGAAATAGCAACCATTCCTGAAGAAAACCAACCCCAAACGGATGAAGACCTGTTAAAATTAATCAAGCGAATTGAGTTGCGTCATAAGGATTACGACAATTTATTCAACAAAGTGATGGAAAAACTAAAGGAACTTCAAGAGCAGTACAGCGAAAAGCATTACAAATTTTCAATCATTAAAAGGAATAATCACTCACACTCGGACAGCCTATCAGATGACTCTTCAGACAGCGAATCGGATTTGTCTTGTTGTGACGAAGACTCTGACACTTCATCGGAATCATcaagtggaaaaagaaaaagcAGTTCAGACGAAAGTGATACAGAAATAGATCCAGAACATAGATCCAAAAGCCCATGTTCAATAGAATATCCATATTCTGCGGGCCCACTTTCCGAAATGCTGATACTTGGACCAAACGGAACGGAAATCAGTCGAAAGGACTTTGACTCATTGCGATGGAAGGATTCTGCTGGTGCAACAAGGGACCTTTGCAATGTGATTTTCGGCGAAGACATCCTGGCGACACATTCACTTACTGGAAATCAATCACCGGCATTTCGTGGACGCGAAAGACCAATCAAAGCTCAACTTGATTCAAACAAAACGGCTGATATTACTCATTTTATCTGCTATAGATTTAAAGTGACTCCGCAACTTGTAAGAGCAACAATTACAACTAAATGTGCTGATGCTGCGAAGAAAATTAAACGAATGAAGCTGAAAAAGGACGAAACTGTttaa